The Oncorhynchus mykiss isolate Arlee chromosome 17, USDA_OmykA_1.1, whole genome shotgun sequence genomic interval gtttgggaaccactgctttagCGCATGCCTAAACCAATCCAATGCTGTTACATTTGTAGGGCGTAGTGAACGAGTACACACTTCAGgaaggagagattattgggacGTAGCTAAGGATACGCTGTTAAAGAAGTGTCCACAGGGAGCGACAGTTACTGGCCAGAGTTGTAGTATCTGCTTTAAAAACAATAACAATGAATCACCTCTTTTAAACAGGACGGTTGTAGGCTACAAGCACACGTGGTTGCTAGGCAACCGCTACAACATCCACATGAGCTACAAGGTGTTCTGTGGGTGGGACTTCTGTATCCAGGACCCCGAGGTCGCCGACCTCAAACTCAGCTTCATCAGGAACGAACTGAAGGTTAGGCGTGGAAGTCTGTCTGCCCTTTTCAactaactaactctctctctctccgttatgATTCCTCTGCATccgttcctctgtctctctctctccgtctaccACCACGCTCtggctctctccccatctctctctctctctctctctctctctctctctctctccattatgaTTGCTCTGCatctgttcctctgtctctctctcgttcaaaAAATGAGTTCCCACAGACCATCTCTTTCTTTCAGTTGTGTAATGGTCTGGCAACTCTTTAATTTACCTACAAAGGTTcttcctcttcattctctctccttctttacctTTATATTTAACACTCGTTCTCCTTTCTGTTCTATTCCTTTCTctttgtcctccctccctccctccctccctccctccctccctccctccctccctccctccctccctccctccctccctccctccctccctccctccctctacctgtccttctcccactccctctccttctcccactccctctacctgtccttctcccactccctctccttctcccactccctctccttctcccactccctctcccactccctctccctctccctctccctctccctctccctctcccccctccctctccctctccctctcccaccccctctcccactccctctcccctccctttcccactccctctccccctccccctccctctccccctccctctccctctccctccccagttatacttagaagaggagaggttccAGCAGCGTGAGGCCAGGAGGACGTTGGGTCAGTGGGCACACCTCTACTCCCTGCGAGGGCTGCTCCACTTGCTGGTCCTGGTTCTACTGGGCGGAGCCTTCTGCCTCATCTACTATGCCACCATGGCCTCAAAGGCTGAGAGGgtatgtgtctgtgagtgtgcatgtgcatgtattAGTTAGTTATTGATTTAATTAGTTAGTCAATTTATCAGGTTCATTGTTTTGGCAGCCTttttactccctccctccctccccctccccgtctctctccccctccccctccccgtctccctccccctcccctccccgtctctctccccctccccctccccatctccctccccctccccgtctctctccccctccccctccccgtccccctccccctccccgtctctctcctcctccccctccccgtctccctccccctccccgtctctctccccctccccgtctccctccccctccccgtctccctccccctccccgtctccctccccctccccgtctctctccccctccccctccccgtctctctccccctctctcagagTGGAGACTATTTGATCCTCCGGTTGCTTCTCCATTACCTTCCTCCCATCGTCATCACCCTGGTCAACTTCTTCCTGCCTCACGTCTTCCGCCATATCTCTTCCTTCGAGGATTACTCCCTCACCACCCAGGTCAATGCTACCCTCGTCAGGTAGGAGCATAAATGTCCAATCTTTATTGGTACCATCatatcatcctcatcatcaacatcatcatcatcaatacaTAAATATTGATAATCACTGAAGTTCTCTCTTCATCGTCTTAATTCTTCAACCTTCttgttctcctcttcctcctcatcctcatcctgctcctcctccttttcctgctCCCAGGAGTATCTTCCTGAAGTTGGCCAGTCTGGGGATGtatctcttcttcctcttcaaAAACAGCCAACAGGAAGTGAGTCATAACGACTAACCATTGTTGACAACTACAGATCATATTGACATATTGACAGACCTATGGCACTAAATGGTCTTCATCGACAGTAAATGGACTTGATACTCTGTGTGTCCTCAGTGTTGGGAGAATCAGTTTGGTAAAGAGATGTACAAGCTCTCAGTGTTCGACTTCCTCGCCTGTTTCTGCAACACCTTCTTCATCGTCTATCCTAGAAAGTAAGTTCATATTTCTGCTTTCTGAAGGAATATTTCTGTTGAAAACGTATTTGGCCCAATGGAACAGAGCACTTGTGGGACCTGCACTTTCACCTGTCCAATCATCTCAGATCAGTTCATACTGTAgaccattttttttggggggggggggtttgtccaCCAACTGGGACTCGAAGTCGGGTCCAGCAACTGTCAACACAACAACTTAGCTGTTGCATCAAGGGATCCAAACTTCTTGACAAGGTTGCCAGGTGTTGGGTTGCTACAATACTTTAACTATGTAACGTGTGTTTTGGATGTTTTCTAGCAGTATCCTTCATCTTGtcgtcccttcatccctcctcgCAGGTGGTTTGTGGACAGGTACCCATCGTCTTGGCTGGCGCGGTTGTCGGGGAAACAGCATTTCCTGATCCCGTTCAATGTTCTAGACCTGGTGTACAGTCAGACGGTCACCTGGGTAGGACTGTTCTACTGTCCCATGCTGCCATTTATAGAGACAGTCAAACTCATGGCCGTGTTTTACATTAAGAAGGTGAGTGTTGTTGTTATTTACGTAACTCTTTCTCTCAACAAATCATCTCTCACTGTTTCATTGCTCACTTCtgccttgctctctctccctctttctccctctctctccctctctctacccctctctctccctctttctccctctctccacccctctctctccctctctctccctctctctccccctctctctccctctttctccctcgctctccctctctctacccctctctctccctctctctccctctctctccccctctctccccctctctccatctttctccccctctccctctctccccctctctccctctctctccccctctctctcccactctctccctctttctccctctctctccccctctctctctctctccccctttctctccctctctctctccctctctctctctctccctctctctccccctcttgcccctctctccccccctctctctccctctctctcccccctctctccctctctctctccctctctctcccctctctctccccctctctccctctctctccctctctctccccctctctccctctctctccccctctctcgctctctctctccctctctctccccctctctccctctctctctccctctctctccccctctctctccctctctctccccctcttgcccctctctccccctctctctctccctctctctccctctctccccctctctctctccctctctctccctctcctcctcccagttGACAGTTCTCCAGTGCTGTGTTCCGGCCCAGAGAATGTTCCGTGCCTCCAGTTCTTCAGTTCTGTTCCACTTTATGTTACTACTGGGTCTCATCATGGCAGTCATCACCCTCGGAAGTAACCTCCACCAGTaagacctccctcctctctttctcttctctttctctctactagaATCACCCTCCACCAGTaagacctccctcctctctctctcttctgtttctctctactaGAATCACCCTCCACCAGTaagacccccctcctctctttctcttctctttctctctactagaATCACCCTCCACCAGTaagacctccctcctctctttctcttctctttctctctactagaATCACCCTCCACCAGTaagacccccctcctctctttctcttctctttctctctactagaATCACCCTCCACCAGTaagacccccctcctctctttctcttctctttctctctactagaATCACCCTCCACCAGTaagacccccctcctctctttctcttctgtgTCTCTCTACTAGAATCACCCTCCACCAGTaagacctccctcctctctttctcttctctttctctctactagaATCACCCTCCACCAGTaagacccccctcctctctttctcttctgtgTCTCTCTACTAGAATCACCCTCCACCAGTaagacctccctcctctctttctcttctctttctctctactagaATCACCCTCCACCAGTaagacctccctcctctctttctcttctctttctctctactagaATCACCCTCCAACAGTAATTATGAAAGACATAGAAACAGATCATAAATTACTCCTCTGGTTCCTTGAGTCTGATacctctcaaggtttcttcctatCCGCAAAGCACTGTACTTGTTCTCTCCTCTATTTcccccttgcccccccccccccccccccccccccccaggttcgAACCTTCCTCCAGCTGTGGTCCGTTCGTGGGCAGCGCTACAGTGTTTAAtgtaacagctgtgtgtgtggacagtCTACCAGGACCGGCGCAGTCCACTCTGAGATACCTGTCCTCAGAGGCCTTTGTCCTGCCGCTGATACTGGCGCAGATGTAGGTGATATagatcatacacacacaccggcCTGCCACCCACTGATACTGGCGCAGATGTAGGTGATATagatcatacacacacaccggcCTGCCACCCACTGATACTGGCGCAGATGTAGGTGATATagatcatacacacacaccggcCTGCCACCCACTGATACTGGCGCAGATGTAGGTGATATagatcatacacacacaccggcCTGCCACCCACTGATACTGGCGCAGATGTAGGTGATATagatcatacacacacaccggcCTGCCACCCACTGATACTGGCGCAGATGTAGGTGATATAGatcatatacacatacacacacaccggccTGCCACCCACTACTACTGGCTCAGAGGTGCAATAGGTGAAATAGAACCTGACTCCTCTCATAGATACTGTTTCTTTCAGGTCATAGAAAGAAAATGAATAGAACATGACACATTCCTGTTGCCATGGATGTAAATGTTACAGATTGTATATCATCTTACCATTTTCCCCAGTGTTGTCCTGACCTCCTTTGAGTCGCGGAGGAGAGCCAATGGAAAAGCCATCGAGAGACTGAAGGACATGCTGGTGATGGTAGGTTACCTACTGATAACAGTATTAGTTAAGCCTAATCCAGCTGCTGAAGATAGGTTTGTGTCTTCATAGTAAGAAAGTTCAAATAGTGCAATacattcattatctctctctctctctctctctctctctctctctctctctctctctctctctctctctctattttttctctttctctctctctctctctctctctttctctctctcgctctctctctttttttatctttctctctctctctctttctctttctctctctctctctctctctctctctctctctctctctctctctcgctctctctctctctctctctctctttctttctctgttttgCTCCCCCAGAGCACCTCAGATAAGCATTTTCTGCTGAAGCAGCACACTCTCTCACTCAGACGCCAGAAGAAAACCTTCAAGGCGCCCCCCACTGTTTCAGGCACTAGAGAGGGCAGCCCTACCACCATGAAAGACCCCTCAGCAGGCATCGGAGAGGACAGCCATATCGCTCAACTGAAGGACCCCTCTGCACAGCCTACAGGCAATGACAGCCCATCATaaagatagatagaggactctagtgCCCAAAAGCCAGTTTCAGCATGTGCAGCGACATTCGGGACTTTCACCATTCCAAAGTAGTCAACTGAGTAGAACTACCTATGGTTTAAGGATCAcatgattccatccaggtcatcaggaggcTTCAACCAATGAATTATACTCGTGAgtaaacattccataactgcaggtaGCTGTAAATGGTCAACCTTGGCTTTacacctgttcaaacaacacactccaggtggcagGATGCAGCCTTACAGTTTGTTTACCcactcatagaagtagtagaagaagaaaatgAACTAGTTCGAAATGAAGATTTCCTCAATGGCTCTTCCCATGCTCCCACAGACGCCCTATTGGGACAGATGCAATGTTGTGTTCTCTAACTATCTCTATGCAGCCCATAGAGTTAGAAATAGAGCCCACCACCTATCATTGTGCCAAATGCACCCTCTATCCAACTCTATGGAGCAGACAGACAAATGGCACCCTCTATCCAACTCTATGGAGCAGacagccaaatggcaccctctatCCAACTCTATGGAGCAAacagccaaatggcaccctattccatatttagCGCACAAAAGTAGTAGCAGATGTGACCTTTGAGCTTTTTGTCACTCCCTAGCGTTCAGGGTTTATTGCTCTGGGCTGTACCTAAATGTCATATACAGTATTAAGAACAACAAGTAGTCACTCCCTAACATTAAGGGTTTATTGCTCTGGGCTGTACCTAAATGTCATATACAGTATTAAGAACAACAAGTAGTCACTCCCTAACATTAAGGGTTTATTGCTCTGGGCTGTACCTAAATGTCATATACAGTATTAAGAACAACAAGAGTGTCAGTTACATAACTTGTGTTACTGTACTGATGTGTTTAGTGGCTATGATGCAGTTGTAAAAGCTTCATTCTCAGGTATGTTGTATGATCGGGGATGATGTTGCTATATAGGCTGTACTTGTAAACAGGACAGAGTACTACTAATGTGTACTGTTAGAATATTGATGTGTTTAAtggttttatatatacagtggggagaacaagtatttgatacactgccgattttgcaggttttcctacttacaaagcatgtagaggtctgtaattttttatcataggtacacttcaactgtgagagacggaatctaaaacaaaaatccagaaaatcacattgtatgatttttatgtaattaattagcattttattgctcacagatgaagtgtacctatgataaaaatgacagacctctacatgctttgtaagtaggaaaacctgcaaaatcggcagtgtatcaaatacttgttctccccactgttcaTGTAAAAGCTCTTACTATGAAGTAGATGTTGTTTCTGCAACAGCTTGAggtttttttaatacattgtttAAATATTTAATCAAATACTGTTTTTAAATGTGAACTTCTATGAACGCAGTTTTAAAAGAGCTTCTATTAAAAGGCTGTGTTGTTACGTCATTCATTGTTCTGTTGTTGTTTTCTCAGAACCCTGGTTCCTTGTGTCCTCCATTCATAACTTAACCTTGTTTAGGTTAGTAGTCACAGTGTGAtgtctagatggacagtatagttgtagtagtcatagtgttgtctagatggacagtatagttgtagtaggttagtagtcatagtgttgtctagatggacagtatagttgtagtaggttagtagtcatagtgttgtctagatggacagtatagttgtagtagtcatagtgttgtctagatggacagtatagttgtagtaggttagtagtcatagtgttgtctagatggacagtatagttgtagtaggttagtagtcatagtgttgtctagatggacagtatagttgtagtcgtcatagtgttgtctagatggacagtatagttgtagtaggttagtagtcatagtgatgtctagatggacagtatagttgtagtaggttagtagtcatagtggtgtctagatggacagtatagttgtagtagtcatagtgttgtctagatggacagtatagttgtagtaggttagtagtcatagtggtgtctagatggacagtatagttgtagtaggttagtagtcatagtgatgtctagatggacagtatagttgtagtagtcaaagtgttgtctagatggacagtatagttgtagtaggttagtagtcatagtgttgtctagatggacagtatagttgtagtaggttagtagtcatagtgttgtctagatggacagtatagttgtagtaggttagtagtcatagtggtgtctagatggacagtatagttgtagtaggttagtagtcatagtgttgtctagatggacagtatag includes:
- the LOC110518251 gene encoding transmembrane channel-like protein 7 isoform X1, with the translated sequence MEDKECNSGGFMRLISEESCSSTVTDELCVNNYQTEIFNQLPSSLARRRSLHHYQDRGTTETSHPVEKYPGLVGEARDKATTQPIRSLPVCMQRKREARDLRHLQTRTVGRWESWKRNQSINRKRLGEQVDEAMARLLPWSSTLHTIEGRFGVGVKAYFVFLRYLLYLNLLLCLVIGGTILIPTAVYDSDGDRGLLRFEGNDSVLDFFVGSGFLERSPVFYGFYARSSLDLLCLNTPLLFLLGTLTVLILSLVMVVRRTVVGYKHTWLLGNRYNIHMSYKVFCGWDFCIQDPEVADLKLSFIRNELKLYLEEERFQQREARRTLGQWAHLYSLRGLLHLLVLVLLGGAFCLIYYATMASKAERSGDYLILRLLLHYLPPIVITLVNFFLPHVFRHISSFEDYSLTTQVNATLVRSIFLKLASLGMYLFFLFKNSQQECWENQFGKEMYKLSVFDFLACFCNTFFIVYPRKWFVDRYPSSWLARLSGKQHFLIPFNVLDLVYSQTVTWVGLFYCPMLPFIETVKLMAVFYIKKLTVLQCCVPAQRMFRASSSSVLFHFMLLLGLIMAVITLGSNLHQFEPSSSCGPFVGSATVFNVTAVCVDSLPGPAQSTLRYLSSEAFVLPLILAQIVVLTSFESRRRANGKAIERLKDMLVMSTSDKHFLLKQHTLSLRRQKKTFKAPPTVSGTREGSPTTMKDPSAGIGEDSHIAQLKDPSAQPTGNDSPS
- the LOC110518251 gene encoding transmembrane channel-like protein 7 isoform X2 → MEDKECNSGGFMRLISEESCSSTVTDELCVNNYQTEIFNQLPSSLARRRSLHHYQDRGTTETSHPVEKYPGLVGEARDKATTQPIRSLPVCMQRKREARDLRHLQTRTVGRWESWKRNQSINRKRLGEQVDEAMARLLPWSSTLHTIEGLLRFEGNDSVLDFFVGSGFLERSPVFYGFYARSSLDLLCLNTPLLFLLGTLTVLILSLVMVVRRTVVGYKHTWLLGNRYNIHMSYKVFCGWDFCIQDPEVADLKLSFIRNELKLYLEEERFQQREARRTLGQWAHLYSLRGLLHLLVLVLLGGAFCLIYYATMASKAERSGDYLILRLLLHYLPPIVITLVNFFLPHVFRHISSFEDYSLTTQVNATLVRSIFLKLASLGMYLFFLFKNSQQECWENQFGKEMYKLSVFDFLACFCNTFFIVYPRKWFVDRYPSSWLARLSGKQHFLIPFNVLDLVYSQTVTWVGLFYCPMLPFIETVKLMAVFYIKKLTVLQCCVPAQRMFRASSSSVLFHFMLLLGLIMAVITLGSNLHQFEPSSSCGPFVGSATVFNVTAVCVDSLPGPAQSTLRYLSSEAFVLPLILAQIVVLTSFESRRRANGKAIERLKDMLVMSTSDKHFLLKQHTLSLRRQKKTFKAPPTVSGTREGSPTTMKDPSAGIGEDSHIAQLKDPSAQPTGNDSPS